One part of the Nocardioides zeae genome encodes these proteins:
- a CDS encoding Lrp/AsnC family transcriptional regulator, with the protein MITAIVFVNAEVDRIPEVAQSIAALDGVSEVYSVTGQIDLIALVRVRQHDDIASVVADRLNKVEGVLATETHIAFRTYSRHDLESAFSLGLD; encoded by the coding sequence GTGATCACCGCCATCGTGTTCGTCAACGCCGAGGTCGACCGCATCCCGGAGGTCGCCCAGTCGATCGCCGCGCTCGACGGGGTCAGCGAGGTCTACTCGGTCACCGGCCAGATCGACCTCATCGCCCTCGTGCGGGTGCGCCAGCACGACGACATCGCCTCCGTCGTCGCCGACCGGCTCAACAAGGTGGAGGGCGTCCTGGCGACCGAGACCCACATCGCCTTCCGCACCTACTCGCGGCACGACCTCGAGTCCGCGTTCTCGCTCGGCCTCGACTGA
- a CDS encoding DEDD exonuclease domain-containing protein: MRHQHSRPTTPRPAPGPGPRPAPGPGPRPTGRPRGEASRWEEQRGFDEMGRLLRDVTFCVVDLETTGGSPAAGSKITEVGAVKVRGGEILGEFQTLVNPHEEIPAFITVLTGITTAMVVDAPTIDTVLPSFLEFAQGCVLVAHNAPFDVGFLQHFAREQQRPWPAFEVLDTARLARRVVTRDETPNCKLGSLAQLFGATTTPDHRALHDARATVDVLHGLIGRLGGLGVHTLEELQAFSSKVTTAQRRKRHLAEGLPHAPGVYLFVDASDRVLYVGTSKDLRTRVRSYFTASETRSRMGEMIQVAERVRTIECATPLEARVRELRLIAEHKPRYNRRSRFPEKTHFVKLTDEPWPRLSLVTRVLDDGATYLGPFGSRRGAEATVVALHDTYPLRQCAGRMARTPNGTPCVLAEMGRCLSPCDGSVTWEDYDAVVGATRAALVADPTEVVERLGARMTTFAEQERFEEAGLHRDRLVALVRAAARTQRLVALTRLPELVAVHRGDDARWAVHVVRHGRLAAAGVIPPGHDAQAYVATLRAGAETVRPAPGPVPAASAEETEAVLTWLEQPGVRLVDVDGAWTCPVGGAARHLWIGEAQHQARTAAAPFDDRRPLSTHHRPVR; the protein is encoded by the coding sequence ATGAGGCACCAGCACTCCCGCCCCACCACGCCGCGGCCCGCGCCGGGCCCCGGGCCGAGGCCCGCTCCCGGGCCGGGTCCGCGTCCCACGGGACGACCCCGCGGCGAGGCCTCGCGCTGGGAGGAGCAGCGCGGGTTCGACGAGATGGGGCGCCTGCTGCGCGACGTCACCTTCTGCGTCGTCGACCTCGAGACGACCGGCGGCTCACCGGCGGCGGGCTCGAAGATCACGGAGGTCGGGGCCGTGAAGGTCCGCGGCGGCGAGATCCTCGGCGAGTTCCAGACGCTGGTGAACCCCCACGAGGAGATCCCGGCCTTCATCACCGTGCTGACCGGCATCACGACGGCGATGGTCGTCGACGCCCCGACGATCGACACGGTGCTGCCCTCGTTCCTCGAGTTCGCGCAGGGGTGCGTGCTCGTCGCCCACAACGCGCCCTTCGACGTGGGGTTCCTCCAGCACTTCGCGCGTGAGCAGCAGCGGCCGTGGCCGGCGTTCGAGGTGCTCGACACCGCCCGCCTCGCCCGTCGTGTGGTGACGCGCGACGAGACGCCGAACTGCAAGCTGGGCTCGCTCGCGCAGCTCTTCGGCGCCACGACGACCCCCGACCACCGGGCCCTGCACGATGCGCGGGCGACCGTGGACGTGCTGCACGGCCTCATCGGTCGCCTCGGTGGTCTGGGGGTCCACACGCTCGAGGAGCTGCAGGCCTTCAGCTCGAAGGTGACGACCGCGCAGCGGCGCAAGCGACACCTGGCGGAGGGCCTCCCCCACGCGCCGGGGGTCTACCTCTTCGTCGATGCGTCCGACCGGGTGCTCTACGTGGGCACGTCGAAGGACCTGCGCACACGGGTGCGGTCCTACTTCACGGCCTCCGAGACCCGGTCGAGGATGGGCGAGATGATCCAGGTCGCCGAACGGGTGCGCACCATCGAGTGCGCGACCCCGCTGGAGGCGCGGGTCCGTGAGCTGCGGCTCATCGCGGAGCACAAGCCGCGCTACAACCGCCGGTCGCGGTTCCCCGAGAAGACCCACTTCGTCAAGCTCACGGACGAGCCCTGGCCGCGCCTCTCGCTCGTGACCCGGGTGCTCGACGACGGGGCGACCTACCTGGGTCCCTTCGGCTCGCGTCGCGGCGCCGAGGCCACCGTGGTCGCGCTCCACGACACCTATCCCCTGCGCCAGTGCGCCGGCCGGATGGCCCGCACCCCGAACGGCACGCCCTGCGTCCTCGCCGAGATGGGCCGGTGCCTGTCGCCGTGCGACGGGAGCGTGACCTGGGAGGACTACGACGCGGTCGTCGGCGCCACCCGCGCCGCCCTCGTCGCCGACCCCACGGAGGTGGTCGAGCGGCTGGGCGCCCGCATGACGACGTTCGCGGAGCAGGAGCGCTTCGAGGAGGCCGGTCTCCACCGCGACCGGCTCGTGGCGCTCGTCCGCGCCGCCGCCCGCACCCAGCGCCTGGTCGCGCTCACCCGGCTGCCCGAGCTCGTGGCCGTGCACCGGGGCGACGACGCCCGCTGGGCCGTCCACGTCGTCCGCCACGGGCGGCTGGCGGCGGCGGGCGTGATCCCGCCGGGCCACGACGCGCAGGCGTACGTCGCCACCCTCCGGGCCGGCGCCGAGACCGTGCGCCCCGCGCCCGGCCCGGTGCCGGCGGCGAGCGCGGAGGAGACCGAGGCCGTCCTGACCTGGCTCGAGCAACCGGGCGTGCGGCTCGTCGACGTGGACGGCGCCTGGACCTGCCCCGTCGGCGGTGCAGCCCGCCACCTCTGGATCGGTGAGGCGCAGCACCAGGCCCGCACGGCCGCGGCCCCCTTCGACGACCGCCGCCCCCTCAGCACCCACCACCGCCCCGTCCGCTGA
- a CDS encoding NYN domain-containing protein, whose amino-acid sequence MTTTSTDPAALPEPLRARVVQLSAQVLPDVGVLPPPLRKVATFAPQRRARLGGGQIAAALGDDDLRDRVATQVVARSDLGGLATELLGPATGDDEQEREVRDLPLHDPVDVAALLWLVRPPGWEAAYDAALARLDEVRDAAVAAEDAEARRALERRVAVLEDELARQRVEAREQHDALRAENTSLRRKVGEARAAGRGADEARERALEEQRQAQERATAAASAAEGEVRRLRRQVEELQAQVATRRGGARAEREDATMRTRLLLDTLVASAQGLQRELGLPAAPETATPGERHEASLVATGTRTTSAAGALGTGSPALLEQLIAMPRARLIVDGYNVTKQTWGGSSLEVQRLRLVNGIAPVVARSGAETTVVFDAASSPTRPVITAPRGVRVAFSPEHVIADDVIRDLVNLEPTGRMVVVVTSDQALARDVRRAGATVMDAVALAGLLTR is encoded by the coding sequence GTGACCACCACGAGCACCGACCCCGCCGCGCTGCCCGAGCCCCTGCGGGCCCGGGTGGTGCAGCTGAGCGCCCAGGTGCTGCCCGACGTCGGGGTGCTGCCGCCCCCGCTGCGCAAGGTCGCCACGTTCGCGCCCCAGCGCCGTGCCCGGCTCGGGGGAGGGCAGATCGCCGCCGCGCTGGGCGACGACGACCTCCGCGACCGGGTCGCGACGCAGGTCGTGGCGCGTTCCGACCTGGGTGGGCTCGCGACGGAGCTGCTGGGCCCGGCCACGGGGGACGACGAGCAGGAGCGCGAGGTCCGCGACCTCCCCCTGCACGACCCCGTCGACGTCGCCGCGCTCCTGTGGCTGGTGCGCCCCCCGGGCTGGGAGGCGGCGTACGACGCGGCCCTGGCGCGCCTCGACGAGGTGCGCGACGCGGCGGTTGCCGCGGAGGACGCCGAGGCGCGGCGGGCCCTCGAGCGGCGGGTCGCGGTCCTCGAGGACGAGCTCGCCCGCCAGCGGGTCGAGGCGCGGGAGCAGCACGACGCGCTGCGTGCCGAGAACACCTCCCTGCGGCGGAAGGTGGGCGAGGCGCGTGCCGCCGGGCGGGGTGCCGACGAGGCCCGCGAGCGGGCGCTCGAGGAGCAGCGCCAGGCCCAGGAGCGGGCGACCGCTGCCGCCTCCGCCGCCGAGGGCGAGGTGCGTCGGCTCCGCCGCCAGGTCGAGGAGCTGCAGGCCCAGGTCGCCACCCGTCGCGGCGGCGCGCGCGCCGAGCGGGAGGACGCGACGATGCGGACGCGGCTGCTCCTCGACACCCTCGTCGCCTCGGCGCAGGGCCTGCAGCGCGAGCTCGGGCTGCCCGCCGCCCCGGAGACCGCGACGCCGGGGGAGCGGCACGAGGCCTCGCTCGTGGCGACCGGGACCCGCACGACCTCCGCAGCCGGCGCGCTGGGCACCGGCAGCCCGGCGCTGCTGGAGCAGCTGATCGCCATGCCCCGCGCCCGGCTCATCGTCGACGGCTACAACGTCACGAAGCAGACGTGGGGCGGTTCGTCGCTCGAGGTGCAGCGGCTGCGCCTCGTCAACGGGATCGCCCCCGTCGTGGCGCGCTCGGGCGCCGAGACCACCGTCGTCTTCGACGCCGCCTCCTCCCCGACGCGGCCCGTCATCACGGCACCGCGGGGCGTGCGCGTGGCGTTCAGCCCCGAGCACGTCATCGCCGACGACGTCATCCGCGACCTCGTCAACCTCGAGCCCACGGGCCGGATGGTCGTGGTCGTGACGAGCGACCAGGCGCTCGCCCGCGACGTACGGCGCGCGGGGGCCACCGTCATGGACGCCGTGGCGCTGGCCGGACTGCTCACCCGCTAG
- a CDS encoding glycosyltransferase family 2 protein: MLPWVVIPALNEADNLRVLVPRVVEHAVALHPDARVLLVNDGSTDDTAEVMRTLAAAHPSVELEMLRHNRGKAAALRIGFERALEGGADVVVMMDADGQDDPAELPALAAALAEGADLVTGARLTRRDRFVKRTTSRVYNRTTALLSGAPGNDFNSGFKMMRAEVAADVVPMLYGEMHRYLTVVAHDLGHRVAEVPVEHHPRMSGSSKYGLARFWRGFADLVTVRFLLSYENRPSHLFGGIGSACFVLGGLVLAYLTVLKVVTGATIGDRPLLLAGVLLVLVGLQLLLFGLLAELVVHARQQARPGRDVRPTYDAGRLVADVRRTDA, from the coding sequence GTGCTGCCCTGGGTCGTCATCCCCGCCCTCAACGAGGCGGACAACCTCCGCGTGCTGGTGCCGCGCGTGGTCGAGCACGCCGTCGCGCTCCACCCGGACGCCCGCGTGCTGCTCGTCAACGACGGCTCGACGGACGACACCGCGGAGGTGATGCGGACGCTCGCCGCGGCCCACCCCTCCGTCGAGCTCGAGATGCTGCGGCACAACCGGGGCAAGGCCGCCGCCCTCCGGATCGGCTTCGAGCGCGCGCTCGAGGGCGGGGCCGACGTCGTCGTGATGATGGACGCCGACGGCCAGGACGACCCCGCGGAGCTGCCGGCCCTGGCGGCCGCCCTCGCCGAGGGGGCCGACCTGGTGACCGGGGCGCGCCTCACGCGCCGCGACCGGTTCGTGAAGCGCACGACCTCGCGGGTCTACAACCGCACGACGGCCCTGCTCTCGGGCGCGCCCGGCAACGACTTCAACTCGGGGTTCAAGATGATGCGCGCCGAGGTGGCGGCGGACGTCGTGCCGATGCTCTACGGCGAGATGCACCGCTACCTCACGGTCGTCGCCCACGACCTGGGCCACCGCGTGGCCGAGGTGCCCGTCGAGCACCACCCGCGCATGTCGGGGTCGAGCAAGTACGGCCTCGCGCGGTTCTGGCGCGGCTTCGCCGACCTCGTGACGGTGCGGTTCCTGCTGTCCTACGAGAACCGGCCCTCCCACCTCTTCGGCGGCATCGGCTCCGCCTGCTTCGTCCTCGGCGGCCTGGTGCTCGCCTACCTCACGGTCCTCAAGGTCGTGACCGGCGCGACCATCGGCGACCGTCCGCTGCTGCTCGCGGGCGTGCTGCTCGTGCTCGTCGGCCTCCAGCTGCTGCTGTTCGGCCTGCTCGCCGAGCTCGTGGTGCACGCGCGGCAGCAGGCGCGACCGGGCCGGGACGTGCGACCGACCTACGACGCCGGCCGCCTGGTGGCGGACGTGCGGCGTACCGACGCGTGA
- a CDS encoding class I SAM-dependent methyltransferase — protein sequence MKGLYVRLLRALRGVLRTTGLLRLLDRWAARSRTGLWVRSWLSIYDLDELVRHDVPWWTFDAADRVEAFLRERPASRALEWGSGASTVWLAARCAEVVSIEHDVDWAASMRPVLPANAELRVVPPQDARTRLTREVVPSAKAGFADLDFADYVAEVDRVPGDFDLVVVDGRAREACLERAVGRVAPGGLVVVDNVDRARYRDAIARVERRLGGRARVTWTRGRTPTLPYPTRTALLESSP from the coding sequence GTGAAGGGTCTCTACGTGCGGCTCCTGCGGGCGCTGCGGGGCGTGCTGCGGACGACCGGGCTGCTGCGGCTGCTCGACCGGTGGGCGGCGCGCTCGCGCACCGGCCTGTGGGTGCGGTCCTGGCTGTCGATCTACGACCTCGACGAGCTCGTGCGGCACGACGTGCCGTGGTGGACCTTCGACGCGGCCGACCGGGTCGAGGCGTTCCTGCGCGAGCGACCGGCATCTCGGGCGCTCGAGTGGGGCTCGGGGGCGTCGACGGTCTGGCTGGCGGCCCGCTGCGCCGAGGTCGTCTCCATCGAGCACGACGTCGACTGGGCGGCGTCCATGCGGCCGGTGCTGCCGGCGAACGCCGAGCTCCGCGTCGTACCGCCCCAGGACGCGCGCACGCGGCTCACCCGGGAGGTCGTGCCCTCCGCCAAGGCGGGGTTCGCCGACCTCGACTTCGCGGACTACGTGGCCGAGGTGGACCGGGTGCCCGGCGACTTCGACCTCGTGGTCGTCGACGGCCGCGCGCGGGAGGCCTGCCTCGAGCGGGCCGTGGGGCGGGTCGCGCCGGGCGGGCTCGTGGTGGTCGACAACGTCGACCGGGCCCGCTACCGCGACGCCATCGCCCGGGTCGAGCGTCGGCTCGGGGGCCGGGCCCGCGTGACGTGGACGCGGGGACGCACGCCCACGCTGCCCTACCCGACGCGCACCGCGCTGCTCGAGTCGAGCCCGTGA
- a CDS encoding lysylphosphatidylglycerol synthase transmembrane domain-containing protein, giving the protein MSRGQVRTWGVRAVFLVVVVGCMAWSLDGRWDEVARAVRRVHPVALAAAVLLTGAGLLATSVVWRRTLAAFGHDVPRREARSVFFVSQLGKYVPGAVWAIGVQARLAARHAVPVRVTVTTALMFTGIHLLTAGMLGGALVAAGVAPAPGPRWLGGLAALACIGGFVPAVTRRLLRRAAGTDLVVGWREPLAVVGLMAVAWSCYAAALLLLVEDRSPAILGALAGAFALGYVAGVLVVVAPAGLGAREATFVAVLSPVTGLPVATAIALLARLVHTVADVVLAAVAWRPERVAAGGAVATAGPVDAELSVPAGTVPGHDDDRL; this is encoded by the coding sequence GTGAGCCGGGGGCAGGTGCGCACCTGGGGGGTGCGGGCGGTCTTCCTCGTCGTCGTGGTGGGGTGCATGGCCTGGAGCCTCGACGGGCGGTGGGACGAGGTGGCCCGGGCCGTGCGCCGGGTGCATCCCGTCGCCCTCGCGGCGGCGGTCCTCCTCACCGGTGCCGGCCTGCTCGCGACGTCGGTCGTGTGGCGGCGGACGCTGGCCGCCTTCGGGCACGACGTGCCGCGCCGGGAGGCACGCTCGGTGTTCTTCGTGAGCCAGCTCGGCAAGTACGTGCCCGGCGCCGTCTGGGCGATCGGCGTGCAGGCCCGGCTGGCCGCGCGGCACGCCGTCCCGGTGCGCGTGACGGTCACGACGGCTCTCATGTTCACGGGCATCCACCTGCTGACGGCGGGGATGCTCGGGGGCGCGCTGGTCGCGGCGGGCGTGGCGCCGGCGCCGGGACCGCGGTGGCTCGGCGGGCTCGCCGCCCTCGCCTGCATCGGCGGCTTCGTGCCGGCCGTGACCCGTCGCCTGCTGCGGCGGGCCGCCGGGACCGACCTCGTGGTGGGGTGGCGCGAGCCGCTCGCGGTGGTGGGGCTGATGGCGGTCGCGTGGTCCTGCTACGCGGCGGCGCTGCTGCTGCTCGTCGAGGACCGCTCGCCGGCGATCCTGGGGGCGCTCGCCGGGGCGTTCGCGCTGGGGTACGTCGCCGGTGTGCTCGTCGTCGTCGCCCCGGCCGGTCTCGGGGCGCGGGAGGCCACCTTCGTGGCGGTGCTCTCGCCGGTCACGGGGCTCCCGGTCGCCACCGCGATCGCGCTGCTCGCGCGCCTCGTGCACACCGTGGCCGACGTGGTGCTGGCGGCGGTCGCGTGGCGTCCGGAGCGGGTGGCCGCGGGCGGTGCCGTGGCGACCGCCGGGCCCGTCGATGCAGAACTGTCGGTGCCGGCTGGCACCGTCCCGGGCCATGACGACGATCGACTGTGA
- a CDS encoding C40 family peptidase has product MLDGRKRIGAGLAAAAVIGVSLLPSAPAAAEPDIEDVKAQIEQLYHESEQAAERRNDAELELERLQSELELLQQDEAAQSDGFDSVRSQVADSVVAQSQGSSISPVAEAALSDDTAAFLAQLSTASTYSNIQGRLVDAYSTELQALEVRRSATEERVAQIAAVEEQAAEESATIDQKVDEAEALLAELEEEAAEEAATLFADEGTADTSQAAEIAADVPVSGRAGAAVQYALAQVGDSYVYGASGPDSFDCSGLTSMAWAQAGVSLPHSSKAQFSSGRKVSRSELQPGDLVFYYSPISHVGIYIGNGQIVHAANPRSGVAIASVGSMPYSGAVRPG; this is encoded by the coding sequence GTGCTGGACGGACGAAAGCGGATCGGTGCTGGACTGGCCGCGGCCGCAGTGATCGGTGTGTCCCTGCTCCCGAGCGCCCCCGCGGCGGCGGAGCCGGACATCGAGGACGTGAAGGCTCAGATCGAGCAACTCTACCACGAGTCGGAGCAGGCGGCCGAGCGCCGCAACGACGCTGAGCTGGAGCTCGAGCGCCTGCAGTCGGAGCTCGAGCTGCTGCAGCAGGACGAGGCCGCGCAGAGCGACGGCTTCGACTCCGTGCGCTCCCAGGTGGCGGACTCCGTCGTGGCCCAGTCGCAGGGCAGCAGCATCTCGCCCGTGGCCGAGGCCGCGCTCTCGGACGACACGGCCGCCTTCCTCGCGCAGCTCTCGACGGCGTCGACCTACAGCAACATCCAGGGCCGCCTCGTCGACGCCTACTCGACCGAGCTGCAGGCCCTCGAGGTGCGCCGGTCGGCCACCGAGGAGCGGGTCGCGCAGATCGCCGCGGTGGAGGAGCAGGCCGCCGAGGAGAGCGCCACCATCGACCAGAAGGTCGACGAGGCCGAGGCGCTGCTCGCCGAGCTCGAGGAGGAGGCGGCCGAGGAGGCTGCGACGCTCTTCGCCGACGAGGGCACCGCCGACACCTCCCAGGCCGCCGAGATCGCGGCCGACGTCCCCGTCTCCGGCCGTGCGGGTGCCGCGGTGCAGTACGCGCTGGCCCAGGTCGGCGACAGCTACGTCTACGGCGCCTCCGGCCCGGACTCCTTCGACTGCTCCGGCCTCACCTCGATGGCGTGGGCGCAGGCCGGCGTCTCGCTGCCGCACTCGTCGAAGGCGCAGTTCAGCTCCGGCCGCAAGGTGTCGCGCAGCGAGCTGCAGCCCGGCGACCTGGTGTTCTACTACAGCCCCATTAGCCACGTCGGCATCTACATCGGCAACGGCCAGATCGTGCACGCGGCCAACCCCCGGTCGGGTGTCGCCATCGCCTCCGTCGGATCGATGCCCTACTCGGGCGCCGTCCGCCCGGGCTGA
- a CDS encoding M48 family metallopeptidase, with amino-acid sequence MPHDTQDHETPAPHPERGSRRVGLLVAGGGALVLVALAAVLVPWHPVPGGVPDPAPASSVLTAQEIARGEAFGTYARWVSWSSLAVSLAVALWLGLGARGAALVRRVPGPWWVQVPLGALAVLAIGRFVTLPFALALWRRRVSEGLSTQGWSDWFADLLLDLVVGVVGTAIALLVVIGCARRWRTWWPAIAGGIAAALVVLGSFVYPVVVEPLFNDFTSLPDGQLRTEILAVADAEGVSVDDVLVADASRRTTALNAYVSGFGSTHRVVLYDTAVGGLDQDELLSVVAHELGHAKNHDVAVGTALGAAGALVGVGLLAVVVGAGPLRRRPGVGGLADPAVVPLVLALFAVGSFLASPIENGISRQIERRADVVALRTTDDPDAFIGLQRELAVRSVADPTPNAWGQLWFGSHPTMLERVATARRVAGE; translated from the coding sequence GTGCCGCACGACACGCAGGACCACGAGACCCCCGCTCCGCACCCGGAGCGGGGGTCTCGCCGTGTCGGGTTGCTGGTCGCCGGCGGTGGGGCGCTCGTCCTCGTGGCGCTCGCGGCCGTCCTCGTGCCGTGGCACCCCGTGCCGGGCGGCGTGCCCGACCCCGCCCCCGCCTCCTCGGTGCTCACCGCGCAGGAGATCGCGCGGGGCGAGGCCTTCGGGACCTACGCGCGCTGGGTCAGCTGGAGCTCGCTGGCGGTCTCGTTGGCGGTCGCGCTCTGGCTGGGTCTCGGCGCGCGGGGCGCTGCCCTCGTACGCCGCGTCCCCGGCCCCTGGTGGGTGCAGGTGCCCCTCGGGGCCCTCGCGGTGCTCGCCATCGGGCGGTTCGTCACGCTCCCGTTCGCGCTCGCCCTGTGGCGGCGCCGGGTGAGCGAGGGGCTGTCGACCCAGGGCTGGAGCGACTGGTTCGCCGACCTCCTGCTCGACCTCGTCGTGGGCGTGGTCGGGACGGCGATCGCGCTGCTCGTGGTGATCGGGTGCGCCCGCCGGTGGCGCACGTGGTGGCCGGCGATCGCGGGCGGGATCGCGGCGGCGCTGGTCGTCCTCGGTTCCTTCGTCTACCCGGTCGTCGTCGAACCCCTCTTCAACGACTTCACGTCCCTGCCGGACGGGCAGCTGCGCACCGAGATCCTGGCCGTCGCGGACGCGGAGGGCGTGTCCGTCGACGACGTGCTCGTCGCCGACGCCTCGCGACGCACCACCGCGCTCAACGCCTACGTCTCGGGCTTCGGCAGCACGCACCGGGTCGTCCTCTACGACACGGCGGTCGGCGGCCTCGACCAGGACGAGCTGCTCTCGGTGGTCGCCCACGAGCTGGGACACGCGAAGAACCACGACGTGGCGGTGGGCACCGCCCTCGGCGCCGCGGGCGCCCTCGTCGGGGTCGGGCTGCTCGCCGTGGTCGTCGGTGCGGGACCGCTGCGGAGGCGGCCCGGTGTCGGCGGGCTGGCCGACCCGGCCGTCGTGCCCCTGGTGCTGGCGCTCTTCGCGGTCGGCTCGTTCCTGGCGTCACCGATCGAGAACGGGATCAGCCGGCAGATCGAGCGCCGCGCCGACGTCGTCGCGCTGCGGACGACCGACGATCCCGACGCGTTCATCGGGTTGCAGCGCGAGCTGGCGGTGCGGTCCGTCGCGGATCCGACGCCGAACGCGTGGGGGCAGCTGTGGTTCGGCAGCCACCCGACCATGCTCGAGCGCGTCGCCACCGCGCGGCGGGTGGCGGGGGAGTAG
- a CDS encoding Flp family type IVb pilin, producing MIQFLAILLGAQKAKADQRGASAVEYGLLVAALAALIIGAVFLFYQDLAGIFSDTSSKLGTDGTGGTGTDG from the coding sequence ATGATCCAGTTCCTCGCCATCCTGCTGGGCGCGCAGAAGGCCAAGGCCGACCAGCGCGGCGCCTCCGCCGTGGAGTACGGCCTGCTCGTCGCGGCGCTCGCGGCCCTCATCATCGGCGCCGTCTTCCTCTTCTACCAGGACCTGGCCGGCATCTTCTCCGACACCAGCAGCAAGCTCGGTACCGACGGCACCGGTGGCACCGGCACCGACGGCTGA
- a CDS encoding response regulator transcription factor → MTDDPTTILLVDDHELIRAGLAAAFTRDPGMRVLGQAENVAGAVAAYDGLQPDVVVTDLHLPDGTGLDIVRRLRAQSETVGLVILTMHSGDDQIFAAMEAGASGFVGKDAPAAEVVRTAAHAARSPRTFICAGLAQAMVRRMSGESTRLSEREHEILLHLADGLGTQQIAQRLHISESTTKSHIARIYQKLGATNRAQAVVTAMRVGLLSSVQRRAD, encoded by the coding sequence CTGATCCGGGCGGGTCTCGCCGCCGCCTTCACCCGCGACCCGGGCATGCGGGTGCTCGGGCAGGCGGAGAACGTCGCGGGCGCTGTCGCGGCCTACGACGGGCTGCAGCCGGACGTGGTCGTCACCGACCTGCACCTGCCGGACGGCACCGGGCTCGACATCGTCCGGCGGCTGCGGGCGCAGTCCGAGACGGTGGGGCTCGTCATCCTCACCATGCACTCCGGCGACGACCAGATCTTCGCCGCCATGGAGGCGGGCGCCTCCGGCTTCGTCGGCAAGGACGCGCCGGCCGCCGAGGTCGTGCGCACCGCCGCGCACGCCGCCCGGTCGCCCCGCACCTTCATCTGCGCCGGGCTCGCCCAGGCGATGGTGCGGCGCATGTCGGGGGAGTCCACCCGGCTGTCGGAGCGCGAGCACGAGATCCTCCTCCACCTCGCCGACGGACTCGGCACCCAGCAGATCGCGCAGCGGCTGCACATCAGCGAGTCGACGACGAAGTCCCACATCGCCCGCATCTACCAGAAGCTGGGCGCCACCAACCGGGCGCAGGCCGTCGTCACCGCCATGCGGGTCGGGCTGCTCTCGAGCGTGCAGCGCCGCGCCGACTGA